CTTGGTGGCAGTACGGACCTTCAAACCCTTTCCAATTACCCCGGCATGAAACACAGACCACACACTTCCGGTGAAGTTGACAGCAGTTCCGAACCGACAGTTGATGTCCAGCAAAGACACTCCAGGGTCagtggaggcagatggagaggtcagaggagccCCAGACATTTCTGCAATCTGGCCTCCAAACAAGTCGGTGTTGCCTTTGTGCAACGCTCCTTCAATTAGCTGCTGCAGTACCGCTTTGAGAGTGAGCGCAGAATATGCTGCAAAGCGGGAAAGCAGCTTCACTGAACAGTTCACAGCCTCACTTCCCTGCCCTCCATCCCTTCCCGCTTTTGTCCCTTCACTTTGTTTACGTAGTACCAGAAAGaagtgagtgacagcagcacGAGAGAGAAGGAGCAAGTCGGCTGGGGAGGATGTGCGAGGAAGTGGGCTACAAGACAGGAGGCGCACTGCTGCATGAGACACTGTTGGGTCTCCGTGTAAAAGGAGTCCACTGAAGTTTTGAAGGTGTCCAGAGACTGCTGTGCCAACCTGAGTGGCCATGGATGACTGTAAACCCTTTGTGTCCTCCTCTTGACTCTGGATGGCTGTGGCTAGGttaagcagcagctgcttcagctgccGGGgccctagtgtgtgtgtgtggatctggGCCACGCAACGTGTTACAGCAGCAGGAATAAGCCCAACCATACAAGAGGAGAGCATAGTGTGGAGCTGCCAGGCCAGGGCCAATTCCTCTGGGTTTCGAGCCTGTGTGAGAAGTTGACAGAAGGCCTCAGTGGCCACAGTGAGACCTCCATACACGGACAACAGGCACAACAACTGGTGCAGCCAAAGATGGCGCTTCCTCTCCAATCGCAATGTTTCAGCACAGAGCTGACTTATGTGAGACTGTAGTTCTTCCAGGAAAGGGATAATCCTCTGGGGCTGCATACAAGATGAGTGATGTGGGCTGACCTCGACTCCATCGGTGCGGTTAAACACCAGTTTATGGAGATGTAGAAGCAGCATCTGGAGGAGGCGATCGCAACCTTCTCTAACTCCTTCATGAGGCGAAGGTGTAGGCCCAGAGATGATAACTGAGGCAGGGGTTGCTGTGTCTGCAAGAAAGCGGAGGACCTTTGCGCCACCTGATGGGCTCTGGCTGATAAGGTGAACAGCCAGCCCTAACATGTTGTCCAGTTCTTCTCTTGGGATGCCCTGCAGTAGGGTCTGCAACTGGAGCAAAACAGGTGGGCGTAGCAGGTCGACCAATTCAGCCGACACTGCACCGAATAGGTTTGGGGACATtgcagccagctgcagcagaaatggcACTGCAGCACGGCGGAGCTGAGGGGAACTCTCCCAAGATGTTGATGAAGAAGTTGGGGACAAAGGACTTGAGGGATTCAGACTTTCCTGAAACATCCTCAGAAGTTCCTTCCTTATACTGTCTGAATGGTGTGCCGCAAGGTGACCCAGAATTCCCACCACTGAGCCGATCTTTGGCACTCTGCTGCCTTtgtccaccaccatcatcatgagCCCTTGGTCCTTAGTACCGTGAGAGCAGAAGTCCTTTAATCCGCAAGCCAATACCCGGCTGATGATAGTACCTGGGAATGCAGAGCCGATGTGAGCCACCACCCAGTCAAAATGCGGAGAGTGCTGAACTGACGTGTCTAGAAGTGCATCCACACAAGCATCGGGACACCAAGCCAACATGGCAGCCAAGCACTGGGAGTAGGCCTCCATGAGAGATCGCGTGGCAGCACAAGACATccagagctggagcagctcattGAGGCTGGATGAGTGTGGGGCCACCCTGCGGCCAGCATGTTTGCTGCTCAGCTGACCCAACAAGTCCACAGCCCAGGTCGAGACCAACGGAGCCCAGGCCCGGGGGTTCAAACGGATAAACTCGGACAGCACACTGTGAATCTCCTACAGACAAAAATATAATTACTGTAGTAGGGAATGATTTGACACATTTTATGATTTGCAAAACACAATTAATATAAAGTGTATAATTTTTGGAAGGTCACGGCGGTGTCTTCTTCTTGGTTGCATCAAAATTTGGCATATTTGGAAAATACTGTAATGATTTGCTCTCCAATTATTATTGacctttaatttattttataatacaACATGAGCTGTACAGGAAGTCCATGTCTCAACACACCTGTATGATGTCTTCTAGGTTGGAGCTCACTCCAGAGCTGGTATCACCATCTGTCTCCAGGTTGTGCAGGAAAGCAGAGACGTGCTCATCATACACACCTCTTAAGTGCTCCAGCACAGCACCTCGACA
This genomic stretch from Takifugu flavidus isolate HTHZ2018 chromosome 9, ASM371156v2, whole genome shotgun sequence harbors:
- the ints5 gene encoding integrator complex subunit 5, with product MSVAFDANPVKAMQSTHTHTPQTPSAQELSQEIKSFINGIDVAQGRKLSVREHARCAVRLLRLVPACRGAVLEHLRGVYDEHVSAFLHNLETDGDTSSGVSSNLEDIIQEIHSVLSEFIRLNPRAWAPLVSTWAVDLLGQLSSKHAGRRVAPHSSSLNELLQLWMSCAATRSLMEAYSQCLAAMLAWCPDACVDALLDTSVQHSPHFDWVVAHIGSAFPGTIISRVLACGLKDFCSHGTKDQGLMMMVVDKGSRVPKIGSVVGILGHLAAHHSDSIRKELLRMFQESLNPSSPLSPTSSSTSWESSPQLRRAAVPFLLQLAAMSPNLFGAVSAELVDLLRPPVLLQLQTLLQGIPREELDNMLGLAVHLISQSPSGGAKVLRFLADTATPASVIISGPTPSPHEGVREGCDRLLQMLLLHLHKLVFNRTDGVEVSPHHSSCMQPQRIIPFLEELQSHISQLCAETLRLERKRHLWLHQLLCLLSVYGGLTVATEAFCQLLTQARNPEELALAWQLHTMLSSCMVGLIPAAVTRCVAQIHTHTLGPRQLKQLLLNLATAIQSQEEDTKGLQSSMATQVGTAVSGHLQNFSGLLLHGDPTVSHAAVRLLSCSPLPRTSSPADLLLLSRAAVTHFFLVLRKQSEGTKAGRDGGQGSEAVNCSVKLLSRFAAYSALTLKAVLQQLIEGALHKGNTDLFGGQIAEMSGAPLTSPSASTDPGVSLLDINCRFGTAVNFTGSVWSVFHAGVIGKGLKVRTATKMPDPSWVIQNVQTLLAVIIQCCSPAGLNGSINGSQSQDEPAPINAEAAKVVAVTLVESVCPDVANGELSWPPEEHARTTVERDIHIRRCFEAHPVLFPLLQVVAAGRPALCYCSAVLRGLLATLLAHWEASREALSTDSPWHLQASCLLVSCMGEGQLLPPVLANVHEAFPHLSPFEVRLLLLTVWEYVRGNGPMPQKFVFSPDKGQFCRDFSRDGDVARYVAPIHSVLHKNIDRLGHLCWRFQL